From the Manihot esculenta cultivar AM560-2 chromosome 3, M.esculenta_v8, whole genome shotgun sequence genome, one window contains:
- the LOC110610432 gene encoding uncharacterized protein LOC110610432 has translation MPVLDSLDLFLFSLSRSFCSPLAVFFQIQGCVICLTLAIGWAFAAFIRNREIKLMKSSMRAGNSFAFLFHDINELEHSNQVNLPRVTVVMPLKGFGEHNLHNWRSQITSLYGGPLEFLFVVESTEDPAYRAVSRIIAEFKDDVDATVIVAGLSTTCSQKIHNQLFGVEKMHKDSKYVLFLDDDVRLHPGSIGALTAEMEKNPEIFIQTGYPLDLPSGSLGSYCIYEYHMPCSMGFATGGKTFFLWGGCMMMHADDFRHDRYGVVSGLRDGGYSDDMTLAAIAGAHKRLITSPPVAVFPHPLASDLSFSRYWNYLRKQTFVLESYTTKVNWLMNRALFSSHCYLSWGFVAPYFMSMTHVAAALRIYIRGYAHEETIFVSKGLLLVTCLAVCTFIELFSMWNLTRVEVQLCNMLSPEAPRLSLASYNWVLVFIAMLVDNFLYPISALRSHFSQSINWSSIRYHLKNGKINKIDRSKDKGPIYTDLGGKHLYGKKGAPPKASFLGSLAKNLAQWRQPKKFDG, from the exons ATGCCGGTATTGGATTCTTTGGATTTGTTTCTCTTCTCTCTCAGCAGATCATTTTGTAGTCCTTTAGCTGTTTTCTTTCAGATCCAG GGATGTGTGATCTGCTTAACACTTGCCATTGGGTGGGCTTTTGCTGCTTTTATCAG GAATAGAGAGATCAAACTGATGAAAAGTAGTATGAGAGCTGGCAATAGCTTTGCATTTCTTTTTCATGATATTAATGAGCTGGAACACTCAAATCAGGTCAATCTGCCTCGAGTGACTGTTGTTATGCCCTTAAAGGGGTTTGGAGAACACAATTTACATAATTGGAGAAGTCAA ATCACTTCTCTGTATGGTGGTCCTCTAGAATTCCTTTTTGTAGTGGAAAGTACAGAAGACCCTGCATACCGTGCTGTGTCTCGGATAATAGCAGAGTTTAag GATGATGTTGATGCTACAGTTATTGTAGCTGGTTTGTCAACAACTTGTAGTCAGAAAATTCACAACCAGTTG TTTGGCGTAGAGAAAATGCATAAAGACAGCAAGTATGTGTTATTTTTGGATGATGATGTTAGGCTGCACCCTGGTTCTATTGGAGCACTCACTGCTGAAATGGAAAAAAATCCTGAG ATATTTATTCAAACTGGATACCCTCTTGATCTGCCTTCAGGGAGTTTAGGAAGCTACTGCATCTATGAATATCACATG CCTTGCTCAATGGGCTTTGCCACTGGTGGGAAAACATTCTTCCTATGGGGTGGGTGCATGATG ATGCATGCTGATGATTTTAGACATGACCGCTATGGTGTGGTCTCAGGACTGAGAGATGGTGGATACTCTGATGATATGACTCTTGCAGCTATAGCTG GGGCTCATAAGAGGCTTATTACATCCCCTCCAGTTGCTGTTTTTCCACACCCCCTTGCTAGTGATCTTAGTTTTTCAAG GTATTGGAATTACTTGAGGAAGCAAACGTTTGTTTTGGAATCATATACAACGAAGGTTAATTGGCTAATGAACCGTGCATTATTTTCTTCCCACTGCTATTTGTCATGGGGGTTTGTGGCGCCATACTTTATGTCTATGACTCATGTTGCTGCAGCACTGCGAATCTATATCCGAGGTTATGCACATGAGGAAACAATATTTGTTTCTAAAG GTTTATTACTGGTCACTTGCCTAGCTGTGTGCACCTTTATAGAACTTTTCTCGATGTGGAATCTGACGAGGGTAGAAGTTCAACTATGCAACATGCTGTCCCCTGAGGCACCTCGACTCTCTCTTGCTTCTTATAACTGGGTCCTC GTATTCATTGCAATGCTGGTGGATAACTTCTTATATCCCATTTCTGCACTCCGTTCACACTTCTCTCAGTCTATAAATTGGTCTAGTATACGGTACCACTTGAAGAATGGGAAAATAAACAAG ATTGACAGAAGCAAGGACAAGGGTCCAATTTACACGGACTTGGGAGGAAAACATTTGTATGGGAAGAAGGGAGCTCCTCCCAAAGCCTCTTTCCTTGGCTCTTTGGCAAAGAATTTGGCACAGTGGCGACAGCCTAAGAAGTTTGATGGCTAG
- the LOC110610905 gene encoding putative ABC transporter B family member 8: protein MKMSSPSTKKNEMMMRREDSKSIAIIFRYADWVDMLLMLLGTIGAIGDGMSTNCLLVFASRIMNSLGYGSTLKNQGNFLSEVEKCSLYFVYLGLAVLVVAFLGGYCWSKTSERQVLKIRYKYLEAILRQEVGFFDSQEATTSEIINSISKDTSLIQEVLSEKVPIFFMHASVFISGLAFSTYFSWRLSLVAFPALLLLIIPGMIYGKYLVYLSKKAQKEYGKANAIVEQALSSIKTVYSFTAEKRIVDRYSAILDITSKLGIKQGIAKGLAVGSSGLSFAIWAFLAWYGSRLVMYKGESGGRIYAGGISFILAGLSLGMALPDLKYFTEASVAATRIFHRIDRVPEIDGEDTKGLVLDKIRGEIEFRHVRFTYQSRPDSSVLKDFSLKVEAGKTVALVGASGCGKSTAIALVQRFYDPDCGFVKIDGVDIRTLNLKWIRGNMGLVSQEHALFGTSIKENIMFGKLDATMDEVTAAATAANAHNFIRQLPEGYDTKVGERGALLSGGQKQRIAIARAIIKNPVILLLDEATSALDSESETLVQNALDQASMGRTTLVVAHKLSTIRNADLIAVVNNGCIIEMGSHNDLINIKNDHYANLAKLQRQFGCDDQEQNPDQASLSSATRSSAASPAIFASPLPVFDSPKPVSHPPPSFSRLLALNAPEWKQGLMGSLSAVLFGAVQPLYALTIGGMIAAFFAPSHEEVHARIRTYSLIFCSLSLISIAVNLVQHYNFAFMGERLTKRIRLRMLEKILTFETAWFDEDQNSTGALCSRLSNEASMVKSLVADRASLLIQTTSAVTIAMIMGLVVAWKLALVMIAVQPLTILCFYTRKVLLSSITANFVKAQNQSTQIATEAVYNHRIITSFASVEKVLQMFDEAQEEPRKEARKKAWLAGVGMGSAQCLTFMSWALDFWFGGTLVEKRQISAGDVFKTFFILVSTGKVIAEAGSMTSDLAKGSTAVASVFQILDRQSLIPGSSHAGDGANAGTKLEKITGWVEMKKVDFAYPRRLETLVLHQFSLEVKPGTSIGLVGKSGCGKSTVIGLIQRFYDVEKGSIKVDGVDIRKLDIHWYRKHTALVSQEPVIYSGSIRDNIVFGKLDASENEVVEAARAANAHEFISSLKEGYETECGERGVQLSGGQKQRIAIARAIIRNPTILLLDEATSALDVQSEQVVQEALDRIMMGRSTMVVAHRLNTIKKVDSIAFVEDGKVVEQGTYGQLKNKRGAFFNLATLQT from the exons ATGAAAATGAGTTCTCCCTCTACAAAGAAGAATGAGATGATGATGAGAAGGGAAGATAGCAAGTCCATAGCTATAATATTTAGATATGCAGATTGGGTTGATATGTTACTCATGCTTCTGGGCACCATTGGAGCTATTGGAGATGGCATGTCCACCAACTGTTTACTTGTATTCGCCAGCCGCATAATGAACAGCTTGGGCTATGGTAGTACTCTAAAGAATCAAGGGAATTTCTTGAGTGAAGTTGAAAAG TGCAGTTTATACTTTGTATACCTGGGATTAGCAGTCTTGGTGGTGGCTTTTCTGG GAGGTTATTGCTGGAGCAAAACCAGCGAGAGACAGGTTCTGAAGATTCGTTACAAGTATTTGGAAGCTATTCTTCGACAGGAAGTTGGGTTTTTTGATTCACAAGAAGCAACCACTTCAGAGATCATCAATAGTATATCAAAAGATACTTCTCTCATACAAGAAGTACTTAGTGAAAAG GTGCCCATATTTTTTATGCATGCATCTGTGTTCATCTCTGGACTTGCATTCTCCACTTACTTTTCATGGAGGCTTTCTTTAGTAGCCTTCCCAGCTCTACTTCTCTTAATAATTCCTGGAATGATTTATGGGAAATACCTTGTCTACCTGTCCAAGAAAGCTCAAAAGGAGTATGGGAAAGCGAACGCCATTGTTGAGCAGGCTCTGAGCTCCATCAAGACTGTGTATTCATTCACTGCTGAAAAGAGGATTGTTGATAGATATTCAGCAATTCTGGATATAACATCAAAACTGGGAATCAAGCAAGGCATAGCGAAAGGTCTCGCAGTGGGGAGCAGTGGTCTTTCTTTTGCAATTTGGGCTTTCCTTGCTTGGTATGGAAGCCGCTTGGTTATGTACAAAGGAGAAAGTGGAGGGAGGATCTATGCTGGTGGAATTTCCTTCATATTGGCAGGACT ATCCCTTGGAATGGCACTTCCTGATTTGAAATATTTCACAGAAGCTTCAGTGGCTGCTACACGCATATTCCACAGAATTGATCGAGTTCCAGAAATTGATGGTGAAGATACAAAAGGACTTGTACTAGACAAAATACGAGGAGAAATTGAATTCCGACATGTCAGATTCACATACCAATCTCGTCCAGATTCCTCTGTCCTCAAAGACTTCAGCCTCAAAGTTGAAGCAGGAAAAACAGTAGCCCTCGTCGGTGCAAGCGGATGCGGAAAGTCCACAGCCATTGCATTGGTGCAGAGATTCTATGATCCCGACTGTGGATTTGTGAAGATTGATGGTGTTGATATAAGAACATTGAATCTTAAATGGATAAGAGGAAACATGGGTCTTGTTAGTCAAGAACATGCATTATTCGGGACATCAATTAAAGAGAATATAATGTTTGGGAAGCTTGATGCCACCATGGATGAAGTCACAGCTGCAGCTACTGCTGCAAATGCTCATAACTTTATAAGGCAGCTTCCAGAGGGTTATGACACAAAG GTTGGAGAACGAGGAGCTCTTTTATCTGGTGGACAAAAGCAACGAATTGCCATTGCTAGAGCCATCATCAAGAATCCTGTAATTCTCTTACTTGATGAAGCAACGAGTGCTCTTGACTCTGAGTCAGAAACTCTAGTCCAAAATGCTCTTGATCAAGCCTCCATGGGAAGAACCACACTG GTGGTTGCCCACAAGCTCTCTACAATTCGAAATGCAGACCTCATTGCAGTAGTTAACAATGGATGCATCATTGAAATGGGTTCACATAATGATCTcattaacataaaaaatgaCCACTAtgcaaatcttgcaaagttacAGAGGCAGTTCGGCTGTGATGACCAAGAGCAAAATCCTGATCAAGCAAGTCTTTCTTCAGCTACGAGGAGCAGTGCTGCAAGTCCAGCTATTTTTGCTTCACCATTACCCGTTTTTGACAGCCCAAAGCCTGTATCTCACCCACCACCTTCCTTTTCTCGGCTTCTCGCTTTGAACGCTCCTGAATGGAAGCAAGGCCTGATGGGAAGCCTCTCAGCTGTATTGTTCGGTGCTGTGCAGCCCCTGTATGCCTTAACCATTGGTGGGATGATTGCAGCTTTCTTTGCACCGAGTCATGAGGAAGTTCATGCTCGAATTCGGACATATTCTTTAATCTTCTGTTCACTTTCCCTGATTTCCATCGCAGTAAATCTTGTACAACACTACAATTTTGCTTTTATGGGTGAGAGGCTAACCAAGAGAATCCGATTACGAATGCTAGAGAAGATCTTGACTTTTGAAACAGCTTGGTTTGATGAAGATCAAAACTCTACTGGAGCTTTATGTTCAAGATTAAGCAATGAAGCCTCCATGGTTAAATCTCTTGTTGCAGACAGAGCTTCTTTGTTAATTCAAACTACTTCTGCAGTCACCATAGCAATGATCATGGGGCTAGTTGTGGCATGGAAGCTTGCACTTGTCATGATCGCTGTCCAGCCACTCACAATTCTATGTTTCTACACTAGAAAAGTTTTGCTTTCAAGTATCACAGCAAATTTTGTCAAGGCACAAAATCAAAGTACTCAAATTGCAACAGAAGCAGTTTACAACCATAGAATCATTACTTCATTTGCAAGTGTGGAGAAGGTACTTCAAATGTTTGATGAGGCTCAAGAGGAACCAAGGAAGGAGGCAAGAAAAAAAGCATGGCTAGCAGGAGTTGGTATGGGATCTGCTCAATGTCTAACGTTCATGTCATGGGCTCTAGATTTTTGGTTTGGAGGAACTTTAGTTGAAAAGAGACAGATATCAGCTGGCGATGTCTTTAAAACATTCTTTATTTTGGTTAGCACTGGAAAGGTTATAGCTGAAGCAGGAAGCATGACTTCTGATTTAGCCAAAGGTTCTACAGCAGTGGCATCTGTGTTTCAGATTCTTGACAGACAATCTCTAATACCAGGCTCTTCCCAT GCTGGGGATGGTGCTAATGCTGGAACCAAGCTAGAAAAAATAACAGGATGGGTAGAGATGAAGAAGGTTGATTTTGCATATCCAAGGAGGCTGGAGACTTTAGTACTGCACCAATTTTCCTTGGAAGTGAAACCAGGCACAAGCATTGGACTAGTAGGGAAAAGTGGGTGTGGAAAATCAACTGTGATTGGATTGATTCAAAGATTTTATGATGTTGAGAAAGGTTCAATTAAAGTAGATGGAGTTGACATAAGGAAATTAGATATTCACTGGTACAGGAAGCATACTGCACTTGTAAGCCAGGAGCCGGTGATATATTCCGGCAGCATTCGTGACAATATCGTGTTCGGAAAGCTTGATGCTTCTGAGAATGAAGTGGTGGAGGCTGCCAGAGCTGCCAATGCTCATGAATTCATCTC GTCATTAAAAGAAGGGTATGAAACAGAGTGTGGGGAAAGAGGAGTGCAACTATCAGGAGGGCAAAAGCAAAGGATAGCAATTGCAAGAGCAATAATTCGAAACCCAACAATATTATTACTAGACGAGGCAACAAGTGCACTTGATGTGCAATCTGAGCAAGTTGTGCAAGAAGCATTAGACCGAATCATGATGGGAAGAAGCACCATGGTGGTAGCTCACCGGCTTAACACTATCAAGAAGGTGGATTCCATTGCCTTTGTTGAAGATGGGAAGGTGGTAGAGCAAGGAACTTATGGTCAGCTAAAGAACAAGCGAGGTGCCTTCTTTAACTTAGCCACCCTGCAGACCTAG
- the LOC110611888 gene encoding probable glutamate carboxypeptidase LAMP1 yields the protein MLKTATAILLYITTSFCLLFSSPPKSYYHSLYISNSLSDNASVSHHLYMLTRRPHVAGTEANAEVADYVLSTLASYNIKSHIISYGVSLTYPVSRSLILTNPPPEKPIMFDLHQQIYDGDPYADVAKEVLPTFHAYAKSGTVSGPVVYVNYGRVEDYKTLKEMGVNVSGAIVLARYGEIYRGDIVHNAYEEGAVGAVIYTDRKDYGGGAGGAGGEGWFPDAKWMPPSGVQVGSVYDGSGDPTTPGWASIQGCERLSDDEVEKGGFVPLIPSLPISAADGEIIMRSMGGQVAKEDWQGSKDGPTYRVGPGPGVLNLSYTGKQTIATIQNVIGVIEGAEEPDRFVLLGNHRDAWTFGAVDPNSGTAALLEVAHRFKKLQKRGWKPRRTIILCNWDAEEYGLTGSTEWVEDNREMLASRAVAYLNVDSAVAGAGFYAFATPQLDELLIQATKQVQDPDNSSQTIYEWWTSSSNTPVIRRLGGAGSDYAAFVQHIGVASADISYGLAYPVYHSMYDDFIWMKKFGDPMFHRHIAVASVWGLVALRLADEEFLPFNYLSYAHELQKSAKELENEISDKGIFLDPLYKSIEDLTKAATKINNERKAIEESGGWASILKKDHLRVRELNDRLMMAERAFTDREGLSGRPWNKHLIYAPSKHNDYGSTSFPGIDDAIEKAKKPNTADSWNDVQHEVWRVSRAIRHVSLVLRGELT from the exons ATGTTGAAAACAGCCACCGCTATCCTGCTATACATCACCACATCTTTCTGCTTGCTGTTCTCTTCCCCACCAAAATCTTACTATCATTCTCTCTACATATCCAACTCCCTTTCCGATAATGCATCTGTATCACACCACCTCTACATGCTCACTCGTCGGCCCCATGTTGCCGGAACAGAGGCCAACGCTGAGGTTGCAGACTATGTTCTATCCACTCTTGCTTCTTACAATATTAAATCCCACATAATCTCCTATGGTGTTTCCTTGACATATCCCGTTTCCCGTTCCCTAATTCTAACAAATCCACCTCCAGAAAAACCGATCATGTTTGATCTCCATCAGCAGATATATGATGGGGATCCATATGCAGATGTGGCAAAAGAAGTTCTACCTACGTTTCATGCCTATGCAAAGTCGGGAACTGTGAGTGGACCTGTGGTTTATGTGAACTATGGACGAGTAGAGGACTACAAAACATTGAAAGAAATGGGTGTGAATGTGTCTGGAGCAATTGTATTGGCAAGGTACGGAGAGATTTACAGAGGAGACATTGTGCATAATGCATATGAGGAAGGTGCTGTAGGGGCTGTCATCTACACAGATAGGAAAGACTATGGAGGTGGAGCAGGTGGAGCAGGTGGAGAAGGATGGTTTCCAGATGCCAAGTGGATGCCACCAAGTGGGGTCCAGGTAGGGTCTGTTTATGATGGATCTGGTGATCCTACCACCCCTGGATGGGCAAGTATCCAAGGATGTGAGAGGCTATCAGATGACGAAGTAGAAAAAGGAGGGTTTGTTCCACTGATACCGTCTTTGCCAATATCAGCAGCCGATGGTGAAATAATCATGAGATCAATGGGGGGACAAGTTGCTAAAGAGGATTGGCAAGGAAGCAAAGATGGTCCAACTTATAGGGTTGGACCAGGGCCAGGAGTTCTAAACCTCAGTTACACT GGGAAGCAAACTATAGCAACAATTCAGAATGTTATTGGTGTAATAGAAGGAGCAGAAGAACCTGATCG ATTTGTCCTTCTGGGTAATCATAGAGATGCATGGACATTTGGAGCTGTGGATCCCAACAGTGGCACGGCAGCGCTACTGGAG GTTGCTCATAGGTTTAAAAAGCTACAGAAAAGAGGGTGGAAACCTCGAAGAACAATTATCCTGTGCAACTGGGACGCAGAGGAATATGGCctg ACAGGATCAACTGAATGGGTAGAAGACAACAGAGAGATGCTAGCTTCAAGGGCAGTTGCATACTTGAATGTTGATTCAGCAGTTGCAGGAGCAGGATTTTATGCCTTCGCAACTCCTCAACTTGATGAACTACTCATACAGGCTACTAAACAg GTTCAAGACCCAGATAACTCATCACAAACCATCTATGAGTGGTGGACTAGTTCCAGCAACACTCCTGTG ATAAGAAGACTGGGTGGTGCAGGGTCAGATTATGCAGCTTTTGTGCAACATATCGGTGTTGCATCTGCTGATATATCTTATGGACTAG CATACCCCGTATACCACTCTATGTATGATGACTTCATCTGGATGAAGAAGTTTGGCGACCCCATGTTTCACAGACATATCGCAG TGGCTAGTGTTTGGGGTTTGGTTGCTCTTCGGTTAGCAGATGAGGAGTTTTTACCTTTTAATTATCTATCCTATGCACATGAGCTTCAG AAAAGTGCAAAGGAATTGGAAAATGAGATCTCAGATAAAGGCATATTCCTTGATCCCTTATACAAGTCCATTGAGGATCTAACAAAAGCAGCcaccaaaataaataatgagagaAAG GCAATAGAAGAAAGCGGAGGCTGGGCATCAATATTGAAGAAAGATCATTTGAGGGTGAGAGAACTCAATGACAGACTCATGATGGCAGAACGAGCATTTACTGACCGAGAGGGACTTTCTGGGAGGCCATGGAATAAGCATTTG ATATATGCACCCTCAAAGCATAATGACTATGGATCTACATCCTTCCCTGGAATTGATGATGCCATTGAAAAGGCAAAGAAGCCCAACACTGCAGACTCATGGAATGATGTACAACATGAAGTTTGGAGAGTATCTAGAGCTATCAGACATGTCTCACTAGTCCTCCGTGGTGAATTAACATGA